In Xanthomonas sacchari, a genomic segment contains:
- a CDS encoding TonB-dependent receptor, with protein MSASWSLRASALAIAVVSALSFPAAAQQADSTDGVARLDTVKVTAERRAEDSKDVPVSASVLRPEYLDAIATSGSDVRVLAGKAPSLNVESSNGRVFPRFYIRGYGNTDFNTYASQPVSLIYDDVVAENAFLKGFPIFDLQSLEVLRGPQGTLFGRNTPAGVVKFNSVKPTIGANDGYASLSYGTYGTMTMETGLSVAMGDKWAARLSALGQRRGDWVDNTIDNRSFEGYMDSAVRLQLLFQPGEDFSALFNAHARHLDGTARLFRANIFQPGTNQLVAGFDPDKVSIDGKNTQELQTYGGSANLTWDLGDIVLHSITGYEGIGKYYSRGDIDGGYGAVFAPPSGPGVIPFPVETAGGIKNLDQYSQELRAESQYAGPLNWQAGLYYFHDSVEGENYTYNTLAGGTLSSYQLTRQRNTSWAAFGSLNYAATERLDLRAGLRYTYDKKTFDVLALDRVTLQQPSTGSTDNSKVTGDLSATYTINDDVNVYARAARGFRGASFGVPSATAPLTVAAPETVDSYEIGIKSDLFDKRARLSFDVYDFRVKNQQLTAVGGASNDVRLLNAKASKARGAEFDFEALLSQNLRVTLGGAYNWTRIEDPTLSVGVCRTCTVTDPINASGRALIDGNVLPQAAKWMGNATLRYGIPVGDDAEFFFFTDWSYRSEINFFLYDSREFVGQPLFEGGAKIGYNWGAGAYEVSVFCRNCTNQIRATGAIDFNNLTGFINDPRIVGAQFRANF; from the coding sequence ATGTCTGCCAGTTGGTCGTTGCGCGCCAGTGCGCTTGCCATAGCCGTCGTTTCCGCGCTTTCGTTCCCCGCCGCCGCCCAGCAAGCGGACAGCACCGACGGGGTCGCCCGTCTGGACACGGTCAAGGTCACCGCCGAGCGCCGTGCGGAAGACTCAAAGGACGTGCCGGTGTCGGCCAGCGTGCTGCGCCCGGAGTACCTGGACGCGATCGCCACCAGCGGCTCGGACGTGCGCGTGCTGGCCGGCAAGGCGCCCAGCCTCAACGTCGAGTCGTCCAACGGCCGCGTGTTCCCGCGCTTCTACATCCGCGGCTACGGCAACACCGACTTCAACACCTACGCCTCGCAGCCGGTGTCGCTGATCTATGACGACGTGGTCGCCGAGAACGCGTTCCTGAAGGGCTTCCCGATCTTCGACCTGCAGAGCCTGGAAGTGCTGCGCGGTCCGCAGGGCACGCTGTTCGGCCGCAACACCCCTGCCGGCGTGGTCAAGTTCAACTCGGTCAAGCCGACCATCGGCGCCAACGACGGCTACGCCAGCCTGTCCTACGGCACCTACGGCACCATGACCATGGAAACCGGCCTGAGCGTGGCCATGGGCGACAAGTGGGCCGCGCGCCTGTCGGCGCTGGGCCAGCGCCGTGGCGACTGGGTCGACAACACCATCGACAACCGCTCCTTCGAAGGCTACATGGACTCGGCGGTGCGCCTGCAGCTGCTGTTCCAGCCGGGCGAGGACTTCAGCGCGCTGTTCAACGCCCACGCGCGCCACCTCGACGGCACCGCGCGGCTGTTCCGCGCCAATATCTTCCAGCCGGGCACCAACCAGCTGGTCGCCGGCTTCGACCCGGACAAGGTGTCCATCGACGGCAAGAACACCCAGGAACTGCAGACCTACGGCGGCAGCGCCAACCTGACCTGGGACCTGGGCGACATCGTGCTGCACTCGATCACCGGCTACGAGGGCATCGGCAAGTACTACAGCCGCGGCGACATCGACGGCGGCTACGGCGCGGTGTTCGCGCCGCCGTCCGGCCCTGGGGTGATCCCGTTCCCGGTGGAGACCGCCGGCGGCATCAAGAACCTGGACCAGTACTCGCAGGAACTGCGTGCCGAGTCGCAGTACGCCGGTCCGCTGAACTGGCAGGCGGGCCTGTACTACTTCCACGATTCGGTGGAAGGCGAGAACTACACCTACAACACCCTGGCCGGCGGCACCCTGTCCAGCTACCAGCTGACTCGCCAGCGCAACACCTCGTGGGCGGCGTTCGGCTCGCTGAACTACGCGGCCACCGAGCGCCTGGACCTGCGCGCCGGCCTCCGCTACACCTACGACAAGAAGACCTTCGATGTGCTCGCGCTGGACCGGGTGACCCTGCAGCAGCCCTCCACCGGCAGCACCGACAACTCCAAGGTCACCGGCGACCTCAGCGCCACCTACACGATCAACGACGACGTCAACGTCTATGCGCGTGCCGCCCGCGGCTTCCGCGGCGCCAGCTTCGGCGTGCCGTCGGCCACCGCGCCGTTGACCGTGGCCGCGCCGGAGACCGTGGACTCCTACGAGATCGGCATCAAGTCCGACCTGTTCGACAAGCGCGCGCGCCTGAGCTTCGACGTCTACGACTTCCGGGTGAAGAACCAGCAGCTGACCGCGGTCGGCGGCGCCTCCAACGACGTGCGCCTGCTCAACGCCAAGGCCTCCAAGGCCCGCGGCGCCGAGTTCGATTTCGAAGCGCTGCTGAGCCAGAACCTGCGCGTGACCCTGGGCGGCGCCTACAACTGGACCCGCATCGAGGATCCGACGCTGTCGGTGGGCGTGTGCCGCACCTGCACCGTGACCGATCCGATCAACGCCTCCGGCCGTGCGCTGATCGACGGCAACGTGCTGCCGCAGGCGGCCAAGTGGATGGGCAACGCGACCCTGCGCTACGGCATCCCGGTCGGCGACGACGCCGAGTTCTTCTTCTTCACCGACTGGTCCTACCGCAGCGAGATCAACTTCTTCCTGTACGACTCGCGCGAGTTCGTCGGCCAGCCGCTGTTCGAAGGCGGCGCCAAGATCGGCTACAACTGGGGCGCCGGCGCGTACGAGGTCTCGGTGTTCTGCCGCAACTGCACCAACCAGATCCGCGCCACCGGTGCGATCGACTTCAACAACCTCACCGGCTTCATCAACGATCCGCGCATCGTCGGCGCGCAGTTCCGCGCCAACTTCTGA
- a CDS encoding HAD family hydrolase, with protein MPASSPPAASRLDTVVFDLGGVLIDWNPRHLYRRLFDDEAAMETFLREVCSPQWNERQDAGRPWHEAVAELSALHPAHAPMIAAYHARWPEMLGGALEATVAVLEELRGQGVRLYALTNWSHETFPIARERYPFLQWFEGVLVSGEERLVKPDPAIFALLCERYAIAPARAVFIDDAPRNVQAAAAIGMHALQFRDAATLREALVALGLLPPRAVAVAP; from the coding sequence ATGCCCGCGTCCTCCCCGCCCGCCGCGTCCCGCCTGGACACCGTGGTGTTCGATCTCGGCGGCGTCCTGATCGACTGGAACCCGCGCCATCTGTACCGCCGCCTGTTCGACGACGAGGCGGCGATGGAAACCTTCCTGCGCGAGGTGTGCAGCCCGCAGTGGAACGAGCGCCAGGACGCAGGGCGGCCCTGGCACGAGGCGGTGGCCGAACTCAGCGCGCTGCATCCGGCGCATGCGCCGATGATCGCCGCCTACCACGCGCGCTGGCCGGAGATGCTGGGCGGGGCGCTGGAGGCCACCGTGGCGGTGCTGGAGGAGCTGCGCGGGCAGGGCGTGCGGCTGTACGCGTTGACCAACTGGTCGCACGAGACCTTCCCGATCGCGCGCGAACGCTACCCGTTCCTGCAGTGGTTCGAGGGCGTGCTGGTGTCGGGCGAAGAGCGCCTGGTCAAGCCGGATCCGGCGATCTTCGCGCTGCTGTGCGAACGCTACGCGATCGCGCCGGCGCGGGCGGTGTTCATCGACGATGCGCCGCGCAACGTGCAGGCCGCGGCCGCCATCGGCATGCACGCACTGCAGTTCCGCGACGCCGCGACGCTGCGCGAGGCGCTGGTCGCGCTGGGCCTGCTGCCGCCGCGCGCCGTCGCCGTGGCGCCATGA
- a CDS encoding DeoR/GlpR family DNA-binding transcription regulator, with amino-acid sequence MSGERDALPQERQQAILQRLREHGRVVAADLAERFAVSEDSIRRDLRELAAQGLCRRVYGGALLPTPASAPLPQRQAEHAERKRALALAAVALVKPGQRLLIDAGSTNSAIAAALPARLGLSVVTNAPDIAQLLLRREGIEILLIGGRLDPRSGAAVGAQALQQLRQLRADLCFPGACAIDPERGLWGVDDEESLFKRAMVEASAETVAVVTSDKLGTLAAHRVVGVEAIDRLVVEHDAPDGVLAAFAAQAVQVHRAAPAAAD; translated from the coding sequence ATGAGCGGCGAACGCGACGCGCTGCCGCAGGAGCGGCAGCAGGCGATCCTGCAGCGCCTGCGCGAGCACGGCCGGGTGGTGGCGGCGGACCTGGCCGAGCGCTTCGCCGTGTCCGAGGATTCGATCCGCCGCGACCTGCGCGAACTCGCCGCGCAGGGCCTGTGCCGGCGCGTCTACGGCGGGGCGCTGCTGCCGACGCCGGCGTCGGCGCCGCTGCCGCAGCGCCAGGCCGAACACGCCGAGCGCAAGCGTGCGCTGGCGCTGGCCGCGGTCGCGCTGGTCAAGCCCGGGCAGCGGCTGCTGATCGATGCCGGCTCCACCAACAGCGCCATCGCCGCCGCGCTGCCGGCGCGGCTCGGGCTCAGCGTGGTCACCAATGCGCCGGACATCGCGCAACTCCTGCTGCGCCGCGAGGGCATCGAGATCCTGCTGATCGGCGGCCGCCTGGACCCGCGCAGCGGCGCCGCGGTGGGCGCCCAGGCGCTGCAGCAGCTACGGCAACTACGCGCCGACCTGTGCTTTCCCGGCGCCTGCGCGATCGACCCCGAACGCGGCCTTTGGGGCGTGGACGACGAGGAAAGCCTGTTCAAGCGGGCGATGGTCGAGGCCAGTGCCGAGACCGTGGCGGTGGTGACCAGCGACAAGCTCGGTACCCTGGCCGCGCACCGCGTGGTCGGCGTGGAGGCGATCGACCGGCTGGTGGTGGAGCACGACGCCCCGGACGGCGTGCTCGCCGCCTTCGCCGCGCAGGCGGTGCAGGTGCATCGCGCCGCGCCGGCGGCCGCGGACTGA
- a CDS encoding MFS transporter, which translates to MSRAVAATRGMFLLSGMAMAAWAPMVPYVKARFALDDARLGMVLLAFGAGSVLAMPLGGVLSHRFGSRAVILASALALSLALPALALASSVPLLVAALLYFSVALGALDVSMNAHAVEVERRLQRAAMSGFHGLFSVGGLIGAAGMSALLGTGLPLLAGAVLVAALLLGVLLWQRGGLLRQAPSASEAVPLRLPRGPVLLLGALCFVCLLAEGAMLDWSAVLLREHHGLAPSAAGMGYAAFSVAMALGRLGGDRLVAWLGPVRTVALGAVLAAAGLALASIGTWPGSGLLGCVLVGLGASNLVPVMFGAAGRMPGTSPALALATLTTLGYTGLLAGPALIGFLAHAIGLPLALATVAALLLLLVAAGARLVRR; encoded by the coding sequence GTGTCCCGCGCCGTCGCCGCCACCCGCGGCATGTTCCTGCTGTCGGGCATGGCGATGGCCGCCTGGGCGCCGATGGTCCCCTACGTCAAGGCACGCTTCGCGCTGGACGACGCGCGGCTGGGCATGGTGCTGCTGGCCTTCGGCGCCGGCTCGGTGCTGGCGATGCCGCTGGGCGGGGTGCTCAGCCATCGCTTCGGCAGCCGCGCGGTCATCCTTGCCAGCGCGCTGGCGCTGTCCCTCGCGCTGCCGGCGCTGGCGCTGGCCTCCAGCGTGCCGCTGCTGGTCGCGGCACTGCTGTACTTCAGCGTGGCGCTGGGCGCGCTGGACGTGTCGATGAACGCGCATGCGGTGGAGGTGGAGCGGCGCCTGCAGCGGGCGGCGATGTCCGGCTTCCACGGCCTGTTCAGCGTCGGCGGGCTGATCGGTGCGGCCGGCATGAGCGCCTTGCTCGGTACCGGCCTGCCGTTGCTGGCCGGCGCCGTGCTGGTTGCCGCGTTGCTGCTGGGCGTGTTGCTGTGGCAGCGCGGCGGCCTGCTGCGGCAAGCGCCATCCGCCAGCGAGGCGGTGCCGCTGCGGCTGCCGCGCGGCCCGGTGCTGCTGCTCGGCGCGTTGTGCTTCGTCTGCCTGCTGGCCGAGGGCGCCATGCTCGACTGGAGCGCGGTGCTGCTGCGCGAGCACCACGGCCTGGCGCCGAGCGCGGCGGGCATGGGCTACGCCGCGTTCTCGGTGGCGATGGCGCTGGGCCGGCTCGGCGGCGACCGCCTGGTGGCCTGGCTGGGGCCGGTGCGCACCGTCGCCCTCGGCGCGGTGCTGGCCGCCGCCGGGCTGGCGCTGGCCAGCATCGGGACGTGGCCGGGCAGCGGCCTGCTGGGCTGCGTGCTGGTCGGACTGGGCGCCTCCAACCTGGTGCCGGTGATGTTCGGCGCGGCCGGGCGCATGCCGGGCACGTCGCCGGCGCTGGCGCTGGCGACCTTGACCACGCTCGGGTATACCGGCCTGCTCGCCGGACCGGCGCTGATCGGGTTCCTGGCCCACGCCATCGGCCTGCCGCTGGCGCTGGCCACGGTGGCGGCGCTGCTGCTGCTGCTGGTCGCCGCCGGTGCGCGCCTGGTCCGCCGCTGA
- a CDS encoding alpha-2-macroglobulin family protein, giving the protein MGAFLLLGLAVALGGCKRNESGQLPEASGEPVKGQKEAMKGFGLVRAYPDQKGDGLSLALEFSRPLVGTQDFDKLLRFEEKVGTDDSAWSLSDDGKTLRYPYVEAAKDYTVLISADLLAADGSRLGKPLKQKVYTGELTPAVGFASQGSVLPARESRGLPVVSLNVPEVDVEFMRVKEGALPTFFAQYQRGGRRGTWELDSEYGEHTPISQMADSVYVNRFVLGGDKNERALTYLPIQEIKELQAPGLYFAVLRRPGKFDNEYDTAFFTVSDIGLHARAYKDKLFVHTASLQSGEPLKKVELRVLNADGELFLKGQTDDNGNALLNYTLDAGQVLVARSGTDLSMLPFNQPALDLSEFAVAGRENAWFDVFAWSGRDLYRPGETVRVSALLRDNDGKPVPTTGKGAQPVFLRLKQPDGKIFRETRLQPGEQGYFSFEQLIPADAPTGRWQVEFRTDPTSKEAVQGMTLRIEEFLPERMKLDLDSAQKTLKPGEPFKLQATAAYLYGAPAAGNRFTAKLAVAVEQHPVEALPGYFFGDPTLQLPREAKDVVDTEFGADGKLSEDLALPDEAKPTSTIAALVSASVYETGGRTVTRTLKRVLWPAPALVGVRPLFDDKDGADANANARFELMRVDAQGKPQPAKGLKVTLVRELRDYHWAFTDNRWDYDFTRRFENKQTLTVDAGSSAAKFDFPVEWGEYRVDVFDPATGLTTRYPFHAGWSWNDDNRGLDARPDKVKLALDKTGYKAGDTLKVTLTPPHAGPGLLMVESDRMLYVQDIDVKPGSRFEIPVTKDWERHDVYVTALVFRGGSAPSKITPARAVGVAYVPMDRKARRVAVGLVAPKQMRPEQPLPVTVSVPELAGKQAHVTISAVDVGILNITRFPVPDANAQFFAQRRLGVDAYDIYGRVIESFEGGTGKLRFGGDMALAALPQAKRPTARVQTVDLFSGPVQLDAKGNARVQLPVPDFNGTLRVSALVYSDERYGNRDVETLVRAPIVAEASMPRVMAPGDRSTVTLDVQNFTGQPGEFKVRVDGEGPLAIADNARSAKLGKDGKATLSFPLVAQEGYTVAKVRVRVEGNGYAADRRYDLPVRAAWPSVLRTQTRVLDQLAPVTLGASDAEGLMAGSVSARMLVSALPPIPFASALQGALQYPYGCAEQTTSKGYAALLLDDATARLLGVKGLDAATRRARMEGAFGRLASMQVSSGHFSMWGDDGYVNPGLTPYIAEFLLDAKDAGFAVPDTVLQKALNRLSEDLLSGGNNFYGQDRRENLKFANQAWSGYVLARVNRAPLGTLRALYDNDRGKALTGLSLVHLGVALSLQGDKKRGEAAIAAGFAKDSADRPRYFGDYGSVVRDDALMVALLHERGLAKPEYDTRVVALGRELDARRRGGWLWLSTQEQVALARMGKALLNGQTAQVSGQLSVGDSSEAIAPAKAFGRQFDEAELARGVHFMPQGQPPLYASLEIAGVPRTPPVADDSTLKVERSFYGTDGKPWTPRPLKEGEALIVRVTITADTSMPDALLTDLLPAGLEIENFNLGDAKQWADVVVDGIEISDRSNAADVKHEEFRDDRYVAALSLSAGSKAQVFYLVRAVTPGTYTVPPSLVEDMYRPDLRGVGRSSPGTINVVQP; this is encoded by the coding sequence ATGGGGGCTTTCCTGTTGCTGGGCCTGGCGGTGGCGCTGGGCGGCTGCAAGCGCAACGAGTCCGGGCAGTTGCCCGAGGCCAGCGGCGAGCCGGTGAAGGGGCAGAAGGAAGCGATGAAGGGCTTCGGCCTGGTCCGCGCCTATCCCGACCAGAAGGGCGACGGGTTGTCGCTGGCGCTGGAGTTCTCGCGGCCGCTGGTCGGCACCCAGGATTTCGACAAGCTGCTGCGCTTCGAGGAGAAGGTCGGCACCGACGACAGCGCCTGGTCGCTGTCCGACGACGGCAAGACCCTGCGCTACCCTTACGTGGAGGCAGCCAAGGACTACACCGTGCTGATCTCGGCCGACCTGCTGGCCGCCGACGGCAGCCGCCTGGGCAAGCCGCTCAAGCAGAAGGTCTACACCGGCGAACTGACGCCGGCGGTCGGCTTCGCCTCGCAGGGCAGCGTGCTGCCGGCGCGCGAGAGCCGTGGCCTGCCGGTGGTGTCGCTCAACGTGCCGGAAGTGGACGTGGAGTTCATGCGGGTCAAGGAGGGCGCGCTGCCGACGTTCTTCGCCCAGTACCAGCGCGGCGGCCGCCGCGGCACCTGGGAGCTGGACAGCGAATACGGCGAGCACACCCCGATCTCGCAGATGGCCGACTCGGTCTACGTCAACCGCTTCGTCCTCGGCGGCGACAAGAACGAGCGCGCGTTGACCTACCTGCCGATCCAGGAGATCAAGGAACTGCAGGCGCCGGGCCTGTACTTCGCGGTGCTGCGCCGCCCCGGCAAGTTCGACAACGAATACGACACCGCGTTCTTCACCGTCAGCGACATCGGCCTGCACGCGCGCGCCTACAAGGACAAGCTGTTCGTGCACACCGCCTCGCTGCAGAGCGGCGAGCCGCTGAAGAAGGTGGAGCTGCGTGTGCTCAACGCCGACGGCGAGCTGTTCCTGAAGGGCCAGACCGACGACAACGGCAACGCGCTGCTGAACTACACGCTCGACGCCGGCCAGGTGCTGGTCGCGCGCAGCGGTACCGATCTGTCGATGCTGCCGTTCAACCAGCCGGCGCTGGACCTGAGCGAGTTCGCGGTGGCCGGGCGCGAGAACGCCTGGTTCGACGTGTTCGCCTGGTCCGGCCGCGACCTGTACCGCCCCGGCGAGACCGTGCGGGTGTCGGCGCTGCTGCGCGACAACGACGGCAAGCCGGTGCCGACCACCGGCAAGGGCGCGCAGCCGGTGTTCCTGCGGCTGAAGCAGCCGGACGGCAAGATCTTCCGCGAGACCCGGCTGCAGCCGGGCGAGCAGGGCTATTTCAGTTTCGAGCAACTGATCCCCGCCGATGCGCCGACCGGGCGCTGGCAGGTGGAGTTCCGCACCGACCCGACCAGCAAGGAAGCGGTGCAGGGCATGACCCTGCGCATCGAGGAGTTCCTGCCCGAGCGCATGAAGCTGGACCTGGACAGCGCGCAGAAGACGCTCAAGCCGGGCGAGCCGTTCAAGCTGCAGGCCACCGCCGCCTACCTGTACGGCGCACCGGCCGCCGGCAACCGCTTCACCGCCAAGCTGGCGGTGGCGGTCGAGCAGCATCCGGTGGAGGCGCTGCCGGGTTACTTCTTCGGCGACCCGACCCTGCAGTTGCCGCGCGAGGCCAAGGACGTGGTCGACACCGAGTTCGGCGCCGACGGCAAGCTCAGCGAGGACCTGGCGCTGCCCGACGAGGCCAAGCCGACCAGCACCATCGCCGCGCTGGTCTCGGCCAGCGTCTACGAGACCGGCGGCCGCACCGTCACCCGCACGCTCAAGCGCGTGCTGTGGCCGGCGCCGGCGCTGGTCGGCGTGCGCCCGCTGTTCGACGACAAGGACGGCGCCGACGCCAATGCCAACGCGCGCTTCGAACTGATGCGGGTGGATGCGCAGGGCAAGCCGCAGCCGGCCAAGGGCCTGAAGGTGACCCTGGTGCGCGAGCTGCGCGACTACCACTGGGCGTTCACCGACAACCGCTGGGACTACGACTTCACCCGACGCTTCGAGAACAAGCAGACCCTCACCGTCGATGCCGGCAGCAGCGCGGCCAAGTTCGATTTCCCGGTGGAGTGGGGCGAGTACCGGGTGGACGTGTTCGACCCGGCCACCGGCCTGACCACGCGCTATCCGTTCCATGCCGGCTGGAGCTGGAACGACGACAACCGGGGCCTGGACGCGCGCCCGGACAAGGTCAAGCTGGCGCTGGACAAGACCGGCTACAAGGCCGGCGACACGCTCAAGGTCACCCTGACCCCGCCGCACGCCGGCCCCGGCCTGCTGATGGTCGAGAGCGACCGCATGCTCTACGTGCAGGACATCGACGTGAAGCCGGGCAGCCGCTTCGAGATCCCGGTGACCAAGGACTGGGAGCGCCACGACGTCTACGTCACCGCGCTGGTGTTCCGCGGCGGTTCGGCGCCGAGCAAGATCACCCCGGCGCGCGCGGTCGGCGTGGCCTACGTGCCGATGGACCGCAAGGCGCGGCGCGTGGCGGTGGGCCTGGTCGCGCCCAAGCAGATGCGTCCGGAGCAGCCGCTGCCGGTGACGGTCAGCGTGCCGGAGCTGGCCGGCAAGCAGGCGCACGTGACCATCTCCGCGGTGGACGTGGGCATCCTCAACATCACCCGCTTCCCGGTGCCCGACGCCAACGCGCAGTTCTTCGCGCAGCGGCGCCTGGGCGTGGACGCCTACGACATCTACGGCCGGGTCATCGAGAGCTTCGAGGGCGGCACCGGCAAGCTGCGCTTCGGCGGCGACATGGCGCTGGCGGCGTTGCCGCAGGCCAAGCGCCCGACCGCGCGGGTGCAGACCGTGGACCTGTTCTCCGGCCCGGTGCAGCTCGATGCCAAGGGCAACGCCCGCGTGCAGCTGCCGGTGCCGGACTTCAACGGCACCCTGCGCGTGTCGGCGCTGGTCTATTCGGACGAGCGCTACGGCAACCGCGACGTGGAGACCCTGGTGCGCGCGCCGATCGTGGCCGAGGCCAGCATGCCGCGGGTGATGGCGCCGGGCGACCGCAGCACGGTGACCCTGGACGTGCAGAACTTCACCGGCCAGCCGGGCGAGTTCAAGGTGCGGGTCGACGGCGAAGGCCCGCTGGCGATCGCCGACAACGCGCGCAGCGCCAAGCTGGGCAAGGACGGCAAGGCCACCCTGAGCTTCCCGTTGGTGGCGCAGGAGGGCTACACCGTGGCCAAGGTGCGGGTGCGGGTGGAGGGCAATGGCTATGCCGCCGACCGTCGCTACGACCTGCCGGTGCGCGCGGCGTGGCCGTCGGTGCTGCGCACGCAGACCCGCGTGCTCGATCAACTGGCGCCGGTGACCCTGGGGGCCAGCGATGCCGAGGGCCTGATGGCCGGTTCGGTCAGCGCGCGCATGCTGGTCAGCGCGTTGCCGCCGATCCCGTTCGCCAGTGCCCTGCAGGGCGCGCTGCAGTACCCCTACGGCTGCGCCGAACAGACCACCAGCAAGGGCTACGCCGCGCTGTTGCTCGACGACGCCACCGCGCGCCTGCTCGGGGTCAAGGGCCTGGATGCGGCCACCCGTCGCGCGCGCATGGAAGGCGCGTTCGGGCGCCTGGCCTCGATGCAGGTCTCCAGCGGGCACTTCTCGATGTGGGGCGACGACGGCTACGTCAATCCGGGCCTGACCCCGTACATCGCCGAGTTCCTGCTCGATGCCAAGGACGCCGGCTTCGCGGTGCCCGACACCGTGCTGCAGAAGGCGTTGAACCGGCTCAGCGAGGACCTGCTGTCCGGCGGCAACAACTTCTACGGCCAGGACCGCCGCGAGAACCTGAAGTTCGCCAACCAGGCCTGGTCGGGCTACGTGCTTGCGCGGGTCAACCGTGCGCCGCTGGGCACGCTGCGCGCGCTGTACGACAACGACCGCGGCAAGGCGCTGACCGGCCTGTCGCTGGTGCACCTGGGCGTGGCGCTGTCGCTGCAGGGCGACAAGAAGCGCGGCGAGGCGGCGATCGCCGCCGGTTTCGCCAAGGACAGCGCCGACCGGCCGCGCTACTTCGGCGACTACGGCAGCGTGGTCCGCGACGATGCCCTGATGGTCGCGCTGCTGCACGAGCGCGGCCTGGCCAAGCCCGAGTACGACACGCGGGTGGTGGCGCTGGGCCGCGAACTGGACGCGCGCCGCCGTGGCGGCTGGCTGTGGCTGAGTACGCAGGAGCAGGTGGCGTTGGCGCGGATGGGCAAGGCCTTGCTCAACGGCCAGACCGCGCAGGTGTCCGGGCAATTGAGCGTCGGCGACAGCAGCGAGGCGATCGCCCCGGCCAAGGCCTTCGGCCGCCAGTTCGACGAGGCCGAACTGGCGCGCGGCGTGCACTTCATGCCGCAGGGCCAGCCGCCGCTGTACGCCAGCCTGGAAATCGCCGGCGTTCCGCGCACCCCGCCGGTGGCCGACGACAGCACGCTGAAGGTGGAGCGCAGCTTCTACGGCACCGACGGCAAGCCGTGGACGCCGCGGCCGCTGAAGGAGGGCGAGGCGCTGATCGTGCGCGTCACCATCACCGCCGACACCAGCATGCCCGACGCGCTGCTGACCGACCTGCTGCCGGCCGGCCTGGAGATCGAGAACTTCAACCTGGGCGATGCCAAGCAGTGGGCCGACGTGGTGGTGGACGGCATCGAGATCAGCGACCGCTCCAACGCCGCCGACGTCAAGCACGAGGAGTTCCGTGACGACCGCTACGTGGCCGCGCTGAGCCTGTCGGCGGGCAGCAAGGCGCAGGTGTTCTACCTGGTCCGCGCGGTGACCCCGGGCACCTACACGGTGCCGCCGTCGCTGGTCGAGGACATGTACCGTCCCGACCTGCGCGGGGTGGGGCGCAGCAGCCCCGGCACGATCAACGTCGTGCAGCCCTGA
- a CDS encoding nucleoside hydrolase codes for MRTLKQWAALALLAAAAWTTDAMAAPAAAAPVQKVVVSTDVGDDIDDAFALALLLRSPELQVLGIASAWGDTGLRAQLLQRLLRQAGRDDIPLAVGQRTTSTIPFSQARWAAKGRLPAAAPEAADFILTQARRHPGEVTLLVLGPLTDAARAQQSDPAGFAQLKQVVLMGGSVRVGYGKSRYRPPNPPAAEYNIAADIPAAQRVFGAGVPIVMLPLDATQVTLEEPERVALFAHGEPLTDALAQLYYQWRDTDQPWASATPTLFDVVPVAQLLDPGLCPTVPLRIVVDDKGYTREAPAAGAAGAAPNAQVCLALDRPRLIALYMQRLLR; via the coding sequence ATGCGGACTCTGAAGCAATGGGCGGCGTTGGCGCTGCTGGCCGCGGCCGCGTGGACCACCGATGCGATGGCGGCGCCAGCGGCAGCGGCGCCGGTGCAGAAGGTGGTGGTGTCCACCGACGTCGGCGACGACATCGACGACGCGTTCGCGCTGGCCTTGCTGTTGCGCAGCCCGGAGCTGCAGGTGCTGGGCATCGCCTCGGCCTGGGGCGACACCGGCCTGCGCGCGCAACTGCTGCAGCGCCTGCTGCGGCAGGCCGGGCGCGACGACATCCCGCTGGCGGTCGGGCAGCGCACCACCAGCACGATTCCTTTCAGTCAGGCGCGTTGGGCGGCGAAGGGCCGCCTGCCCGCGGCGGCGCCGGAGGCGGCCGATTTCATCCTGACGCAGGCGCGGCGTCATCCCGGCGAGGTCACCCTGCTGGTGCTCGGCCCGCTGACCGATGCGGCGCGTGCGCAGCAGAGCGACCCGGCTGGGTTCGCGCAGCTCAAGCAGGTGGTGCTGATGGGCGGCTCGGTACGGGTGGGCTACGGCAAGTCGCGCTACCGTCCGCCGAACCCGCCGGCGGCCGAGTACAACATTGCCGCCGATATCCCTGCCGCGCAGCGCGTGTTCGGCGCTGGCGTGCCGATCGTGATGCTGCCGCTGGACGCCACCCAGGTGACCCTGGAGGAGCCGGAGCGGGTGGCGCTGTTCGCCCATGGCGAGCCGCTGACCGACGCGCTGGCGCAGCTCTATTACCAGTGGCGCGACACCGACCAGCCCTGGGCCAGCGCCACCCCGACCCTGTTCGACGTGGTGCCGGTGGCGCAGTTGCTCGACCCGGGCCTGTGCCCCACCGTGCCGCTGCGCATCGTGGTCGACGACAAAGGTTACACCCGCGAGGCGCCGGCGGCGGGCGCGGCGGGCGCTGCGCCCAACGCGCAGGTGTGCCTGGCGCTGGATCGGCCGCGGCTGATCGCGTTGTACATGCAGCGGTTGTTGCGCTGA